Proteins found in one Herbiconiux sp. A18JL235 genomic segment:
- the mftE gene encoding mycofactocin biosynthesis peptidyl-dipeptidase MftE produces the protein MLVELAGATWTGVGERPLVVVPVGSTEQHGPHLPFATDTIVATAVARGAAEALPQEVVVAPALAFGSSGEHQSFPGTVSIGREALHLVVLELARSLATWAGRVVLVNGHGGNAPTLVSAVAQLIAEGHDIAWAPCAPLSSDRPGGRVTAVASAPGDGRIAGATTREDLPAPDAHAGFWETSLMLHLQPASVRTPLPPAGDVRPMSELLPELTASGVRAVSPSGILGDPTGATAARGAAIFDALVDALTTRIVEGTRDANGMLRA, from the coding sequence GTGCTCGTAGAGCTCGCGGGGGCGACGTGGACGGGGGTGGGGGAGAGGCCGCTGGTGGTGGTGCCCGTGGGGTCGACGGAGCAGCACGGGCCGCATCTGCCGTTCGCGACCGACACGATCGTCGCGACCGCCGTGGCGCGCGGGGCGGCGGAGGCGCTGCCGCAGGAGGTCGTCGTGGCGCCGGCGCTGGCGTTCGGGTCGAGTGGGGAGCATCAGTCGTTCCCGGGCACCGTCTCGATCGGGCGGGAGGCGCTGCACCTCGTGGTGCTCGAGCTGGCGCGGTCGCTCGCCACGTGGGCCGGGCGGGTGGTGCTCGTGAACGGTCACGGGGGCAACGCGCCGACGCTCGTCTCCGCCGTCGCGCAGCTCATCGCCGAAGGGCACGACATCGCGTGGGCTCCGTGCGCACCACTGTCGAGCGACCGCCCGGGAGGGCGCGTGACCGCTGTCGCGTCAGCTCCGGGCGATGGGCGGATCGCCGGCGCGACGACCCGCGAAGACCTCCCGGCGCCGGATGCCCACGCCGGGTTCTGGGAGACGTCGCTGATGCTGCACCTCCAGCCCGCATCCGTGCGCACGCCCCTGCCCCCGGCGGGCGACGTGCGACCGATGAGCGAGCTGCTCCCCGAGCTCACGGCGAGCGGGGTGCGGGCGGTGTCGCCGTCGGGCATCCTGGGTGACCCGACGGGGGCGACCGCGGCTCGGGGTGCGGCGATCTTCGACGCGCTCGTCGACGCCCTCACGACGCGGATCGTGGAGGGAACCCGTGACGCGAACGGGATGCTGCGCGCCTGA
- a CDS encoding DNA-directed RNA polymerase subunit beta, giving the protein MANEFHRPALFDGSAFEAFQGGEDPATINRVAHETAGALLSRVRDDPQPEVIERLLAYTDDHGIDAVAELWARASAHSLPGSLWRIYLLRVLIRQDAEMASYFFERGTEVTAGIDPVVAGAESPTGPKEITELADQILRGLFTGDFAIALERAAAFCRIMAQGCASIADDAEIGAPETASTLTTRALRFETIGDDLSSSAALWRHDGLD; this is encoded by the coding sequence ATGGCGAACGAGTTCCACCGACCCGCACTCTTCGACGGCTCGGCCTTCGAGGCCTTCCAGGGCGGCGAAGACCCGGCGACCATCAACCGGGTGGCGCACGAGACGGCGGGTGCCCTGCTCAGCCGGGTGCGCGACGACCCGCAGCCCGAGGTCATCGAGAGGCTCCTCGCCTACACCGACGACCACGGCATCGATGCCGTCGCCGAGCTCTGGGCCCGCGCCTCCGCCCACAGCCTGCCGGGCAGCCTCTGGCGCATCTACCTGCTGCGGGTGCTCATCCGGCAGGACGCCGAGATGGCGAGCTACTTCTTCGAACGCGGCACCGAGGTGACGGCCGGCATCGACCCCGTGGTGGCCGGCGCCGAGTCACCGACGGGGCCGAAGGAGATCACCGAACTCGCCGATCAGATCCTCCGCGGCCTGTTCACAGGAGACTTTGCGATCGCTCTCGAACGGGCGGCCGCGTTCTGCCGCATCATGGCGCAGGGATGCGCGAGCATCGCCGACGACGCGGAGATCGGCGCCCCCGAGACGGCGTCGACCCTCACCACGCGCGCTCTGCGTTTCGAGACCATCGGCGACGACCTCAGCTCCTCGGCGGCGCTCTGGCGGCACGACGGTCTCGACTGA
- the pstB gene encoding phosphate ABC transporter ATP-binding protein PstB, which produces MSKRIEVNDLNVYYSNFLAVEGVSLTIEPRTVTAFIGPSGCGKSTFLRTLNRMHEVIPGARVEGEVLIDGNNLYGPGVDPVLVRRQVGMVFQRPNPFPTMSIGENVLAGVKLNNKRISKSDADDLIEKSLRGANLWNEVKDRLNLPGSGLSGGQQQRLCIARAIAVSPDVILMDEPCSALDPISTLAIEDLIEELKTEYTVVIVTHNMQQASRVSDRTAFFNIAGTGKPGKLIEYDDTTTIFSNPSVQDTEDYVSGRFG; this is translated from the coding sequence TTGTCCAAGCGCATCGAAGTCAACGACCTCAACGTCTACTACAGCAACTTCCTCGCCGTCGAGGGTGTCTCCCTCACCATCGAGCCCCGCACGGTGACCGCCTTCATCGGTCCTTCGGGCTGCGGCAAGTCGACCTTCCTCCGCACCCTGAACCGCATGCACGAGGTCATCCCCGGCGCGCGCGTCGAGGGCGAGGTGCTCATCGACGGCAACAACCTCTACGGCCCCGGTGTCGACCCGGTGCTCGTGCGGCGCCAGGTGGGCATGGTGTTCCAGCGCCCCAACCCGTTCCCGACGATGTCCATCGGTGAGAACGTGCTGGCCGGGGTGAAGCTCAACAACAAGCGCATCTCGAAGTCCGACGCCGACGACCTCATCGAGAAGTCGCTGCGGGGGGCGAACCTCTGGAACGAGGTCAAAGACCGCCTCAACCTGCCGGGTTCGGGTCTCTCGGGCGGTCAGCAGCAGCGTCTGTGCATCGCGCGGGCCATCGCGGTGTCTCCCGACGTCATCCTGATGGACGAGCCCTGCTCCGCCCTCGACCCCATCTCGACGCTCGCGATCGAAGACCTCATCGAGGAGCTGAAGACCGAGTACACGGTCGTCATCGTCACGCACAACATGCAGCAGGCCTCGCGCGTCTCCGACCGCACGGCGTTCTTCAACATCGCGGGCACCGGGAAGCCGGGCAAGCTCATCGAGTACGACGACACCACGACGATCTTCTCGAACCCGTCGGTGCAGGACACGGAGGACTACGTCTCCGGCCGCTTCGGGTGA
- the pstA gene encoding phosphate ABC transporter permease PstA, producing MTTITTPPTRKPSAPITNTLTTGILPKYVPWLLLVLSWVIVGSVFVVLMAAGVNENFNVVGTVFFGTVLFVLVQYLVSRSYEGRRPATNRFVTSLVALAFVIALLPLISLLYTTISNGLPRFDLTFLTNSMRNVVGEGGGALHALVGTLEITGMAALISVPVGLLTAIYLVEYGRGHLARAITFLVDVMTGIPSIVAGLFAFAFFALILNQPGIRFGFGGSVALSVLMIPVVVRSSEEMLKLVPNELREASYALGVPKWLTIVKVVLPTSIAGITTGVVLAISRVIGETAPLLIIAGFTQSMNYDLFKERMMTLPVFVYTQYANQGNPAEAYVDRAWAGALLLVVIVMVLNLIARIVAKVFSPKLGR from the coding sequence ATGACGACGATCACCACGCCCCCGACCCGGAAGCCGTCGGCGCCCATCACCAACACCCTCACCACCGGGATCCTGCCGAAGTACGTGCCGTGGCTGCTGCTCGTGCTCAGCTGGGTCATCGTCGGTTCGGTCTTCGTCGTGCTCATGGCGGCCGGCGTGAACGAGAACTTCAACGTCGTCGGCACCGTCTTCTTCGGCACCGTGCTGTTCGTGCTGGTGCAGTACCTGGTGTCGCGCTCCTACGAAGGCCGCCGGCCGGCGACGAACCGCTTCGTCACCTCGCTCGTGGCGCTCGCCTTCGTCATCGCGCTGCTGCCGCTCATCTCGCTGCTCTACACCACCATCTCGAACGGTCTGCCGCGCTTCGACCTCACCTTCCTCACCAACTCGATGCGGAACGTCGTCGGCGAGGGCGGCGGTGCGCTGCACGCGCTGGTGGGCACGCTCGAGATCACCGGCATGGCCGCGCTCATCTCCGTGCCGGTCGGTCTCCTCACCGCCATCTACCTCGTCGAGTACGGCCGGGGGCACCTGGCGCGCGCCATCACCTTCCTCGTCGACGTCATGACGGGCATCCCCTCCATCGTCGCCGGCCTGTTCGCCTTCGCGTTCTTCGCCCTCATCCTGAACCAGCCCGGCATCCGCTTCGGCTTCGGTGGTTCGGTGGCGCTGTCGGTGCTCATGATCCCCGTGGTCGTGCGGTCGAGCGAGGAGATGCTGAAGCTCGTGCCGAACGAACTGCGTGAGGCGTCGTACGCGCTGGGTGTACCGAAGTGGCTCACCATCGTGAAGGTCGTGCTGCCCACCTCGATCGCCGGCATCACCACGGGTGTCGTGCTCGCCATCTCGCGCGTCATCGGTGAGACGGCGCCTCTGCTCATCATCGCCGGGTTCACGCAGAGCATGAACTACGACCTGTTCAAGGAGCGGATGATGACCCTCCCGGTGTTCGTGTACACCCAGTACGCGAACCAGGGCAACCCGGCCGAGGCCTATGTCGACCGGGCCTGGGCGGGCGCGCTGCTGCTCGTCGTCATCGTGATGGTGCTGAACCTCATCGCCCGCATCGTCGCCAAAGTCTTCTCGCCCAAGCTCGGCCGCTGA
- the pstC gene encoding phosphate ABC transporter permease subunit PstC: protein MTTAPATQAAPPRLKAKQRPGDRIFSTATVVAGSLILVVLAAVTIFLIAQSLPAFAAGSDDLKGGAANFWEYVGPLVFGTIWAAFLALLIAVPLAIGIALFISHYAPRRLAQGLGYIVDLLAAVPSVVFGLWGITVLAPFVQPFWSTLVDLLGWIPLFQGPVSGTGRTILTVAIVLAVMILPIITALSREIFLQTPKLHEEAALALGATRWEMIRTAVLPFGRPGIVSASMLGLGRALGETMAVAMVLSPQVLISFALLTSTNPTTIAANIALNFPEAHGVGVNVLIATGLILFVITFAVNFIARAIVNRRKAFSGAN from the coding sequence ATGACCACCGCCCCCGCCACGCAGGCCGCGCCGCCTCGCCTGAAGGCCAAGCAGCGCCCGGGTGACCGCATCTTCTCCACGGCGACGGTCGTCGCCGGGTCGCTCATCCTCGTGGTGCTCGCCGCCGTCACCATCTTCCTCATCGCCCAGAGCCTCCCCGCCTTCGCCGCGGGCTCCGACGACCTGAAGGGCGGTGCGGCGAACTTCTGGGAGTACGTCGGCCCCCTCGTCTTCGGCACCATCTGGGCGGCGTTCCTCGCGCTCCTCATCGCCGTGCCGCTCGCCATCGGCATCGCGCTGTTCATCTCGCACTACGCTCCGCGGCGCCTCGCGCAGGGCCTCGGCTACATCGTCGACCTGCTCGCCGCGGTGCCCAGCGTCGTGTTCGGTCTCTGGGGCATCACGGTGCTGGCGCCGTTCGTGCAGCCCTTCTGGTCGACCCTCGTCGACCTGCTCGGCTGGATCCCGCTGTTCCAGGGCCCGGTCTCGGGCACCGGCCGCACCATCCTCACCGTCGCTATCGTGCTAGCGGTCATGATCCTCCCCATCATCACCGCGCTCAGCCGCGAGATCTTCCTCCAGACGCCGAAGCTGCACGAGGAGGCGGCACTCGCCCTCGGCGCCACCCGCTGGGAGATGATCCGCACCGCGGTGCTGCCGTTCGGCCGCCCCGGCATCGTGTCGGCCTCGATGCTCGGCCTCGGCCGCGCGCTCGGCGAGACGATGGCGGTCGCCATGGTGCTCTCGCCCCAGGTGCTCATCTCGTTCGCGCTGCTCACCTCGACGAACCCCACCACCATCGCGGCGAACATCGCCCTGAACTTCCCCGAGGCGCACGGAGTCGGAGTCAACGTGCTCATCGCGACCGGCCTCATCCTCTTCGTCATCACCTTCGCGGTGAACTTCATCGCTCGCGCCATCGTCAACCGCCGCAAGGCCTTCTCGGGAGCCAACTAG
- the pstS gene encoding phosphate ABC transporter substrate-binding protein PstS codes for MKLKRYAAPAVIALTAALALSACASNEGGSAPADASTDAASTLSGTLTGIGASSQGSAQEAWIAAFQTANPDVTVNYDPQGSGAGREAFISGAAAFAGSDSALNDDELAGTFGTCAPDTKAIDLPVYISPIAVVFNVEGVDELNLDATTLANIFSGTITTWNDPAIAALNPNATLPSGAITAVHRSDDSGTTKNFTDYLGKVAPDAWAEKAADTFPFQSGEGAQGTSGVIQAVTNGVNTIGYADASKAGDLGVAKIKVGDDFVEYTAEGAAAVVEGSPLVEGREANDIAIALDRKTTDPTHYPLVLVSYAIVCQEYTDAAQAELVKAYVGYIASPEGQTVAADAAGAAPLSSALSDQVAAAIETIK; via the coding sequence TCGCCCTCACCGCCGCCCTCGCTCTGAGCGCGTGCGCCTCGAACGAAGGCGGCTCCGCTCCCGCCGACGCGAGCACCGACGCGGCCTCGACCCTCTCCGGCACGCTCACGGGCATCGGCGCCTCCTCGCAGGGCTCGGCCCAGGAGGCCTGGATCGCCGCGTTCCAGACCGCGAACCCCGACGTCACCGTCAACTACGACCCCCAGGGTTCGGGCGCCGGCCGCGAGGCCTTCATCTCGGGCGCCGCCGCATTCGCCGGCTCCGACTCCGCCCTGAACGACGACGAGCTGGCCGGCACCTTCGGCACCTGCGCCCCCGACACCAAGGCGATCGACCTCCCCGTCTACATCTCGCCGATCGCCGTCGTGTTCAACGTCGAGGGAGTCGACGAGCTCAACCTCGACGCGACCACCCTCGCGAACATCTTCTCGGGCACGATCACCACCTGGAACGACCCGGCCATCGCCGCACTCAACCCTAACGCGACGCTCCCCTCGGGTGCGATCACCGCCGTTCACCGTTCCGACGACTCGGGCACCACCAAGAACTTCACCGACTACCTCGGCAAGGTCGCTCCCGACGCCTGGGCCGAGAAGGCAGCTGACACCTTCCCGTTCCAGTCGGGTGAGGGCGCGCAGGGCACGTCGGGTGTCATCCAGGCCGTCACCAACGGCGTGAACACCATCGGCTACGCCGACGCCTCCAAGGCCGGCGACCTCGGTGTCGCGAAGATCAAGGTCGGCGACGACTTCGTCGAGTACACCGCGGAGGGCGCTGCCGCCGTCGTCGAGGGCTCGCCGCTCGTCGAGGGTCGCGAGGCCAACGACATCGCGATCGCCCTCGACCGCAAGACCACCGACCCGACGCACTACCCGCTGGTGCTCGTCTCCTACGCGATCGTCTGCCAGGAGTACACCGACGCCGCGCAGGCGGAGCTCGTGAAGGCCTACGTCGGCTACATCGCGAGCCCCGAGGGCCAGACCGTCGCGGCCGACGCGGCCGGCGCCGCACCGCTGTCGTCGGCGCTGTCCGACCAGGTCGCCGCAGCCATCGAGACCATCAAGTAA